CGGCTTGCCCGCCCCGAAAATATCTGTTATCATTGTATTTACTGATCTCCCATACTTTCCACTAAAGGGAACAACAATATATTATTCCCAGATATACACAAGCTTATACACAGGCTGTGGATAACATTGTGGATAACCTGTTGATTCCCCCACACATATTCTCAGCCCCACCAAGCGGGCTTTTTAGAAAGGCCTGTGGATATTAGAACACCCCTGCTAAACAGGGATACAAATGTGAAAAATCCTGCCCTATGCGGGTAAAGTTATCAACAAGTCCTGTGGATTATCTAGGTGATTCCTTGTGAATAAACCCTGAATTACCCTGGTTTCCTAAGGTTTTTCACAGCTGTGGAAAACCTTGTGGATAACTTCAGCGCATCCGCCAAGTGGCGTTGTAAACTACCTGGTGATGTATCTCCATGATGCACTGGCGCAGGCGTCCGGAATCCTGCCGACGTTGAGCCGGGCTGAAACCGGGTGGAATTCGATAGTTATCCACAAAATCCTGTGCATAGCGTGTGGATATTTTCTTCACCTTCTCGGCGGGAGGAAAGTTGAAAATGGCGAGTTTTCTCCTTCGACTTTTTGGAAAGGGGAAATCAAAAGAGAAAACTTCCCGAACTCTCCCACACTCCCAATCCGGGAAGCGAAAAAGGTATGGGGTGAGGATAGCCATATATGATTCCATGTCCACCGTTCCAAGGATCATGGATATCGACTCAGAAGATCTTAGCGGGCTCCTTGATGAAATTGCCAATAAAACATATTCACTCTCTCACGAAAAGGGTGGAAAGGTCCCATACATCGCTATCAAAGAAATCGTGGAGAATCTCCTCCATGCGGAATTCAAGGATGCCGTGATAAGCATCCTCCCGGATGGGAATACTATAAGAGTCTCAGACCAGGGTCCTGGCATATTAGAGAAAGAGAGGGCTTTCCTTCCTGGATTCACAACAGCCACCCAGGAAATGCGCACGTATATTCGCGGGGTCGGGAGCGGCCTCCCAATTGTGCGGGACTCTCTGAGAGCCATCGGTGGGATGATGACAGTCGAGGATAACCTGCGATCGGGTTGCGTTGTCACACTGACGATACCCGGTCCGGACTCCGGCCCCCGGCCCGAACTTGCTGGGGTTATAACCCAGGCCAGGACCGATCCAGCAGCCAGCTCAAGGACAGAACCGACTGCGAATTCCTTCGTAGGGGCGGTAGAAAAGCCTGAAAAGCAGGAGAAAGGGGGCAAACCTGATAGACTCTCGGCCGAGCACGAAAAGCTTAATGAAATCCTTTCACCACGTCAGAAAAAGGTTTTCCTCCTGATCGCGGATATAGGCGAGGCGGGGCCTTCTACCATTGTGAAAGAGCTCGATATAAGCCTGAGCACGGCATACCGCGATCTCGTTACCCTGGAGGAACATGGCCTCCTCATGCCGGTTGACAACACTGGCAAGAGAAAACTCACTGAAAAGGGCGTGGCTTACCTTGGTGCCCTTTTCCAGTGAAGCGTGCCATGTAGCTGCGGGTTTTCATAATTTCGGGACAGGCCCCCCATACTGTGGCGCCGCGGTGCAACGCCACAGAGAAAGAGAACGTCTTTGGAAGTAGAGGATGTCTCTGAAACTAACTGGGCCATTCCGAGGGTGACTATGTGTATATCGGTCCATGCTGGGTTCGTCAGGATGCCAGGAGAGGGTGTATAAGTGTAGGGGGGGTATACCGGGCGCGGCTAAAACCCTGAATAAAGGCCGCCTGGAAAGAAAGCTTGGTCGGAAGGGATTTTAGTCGGAGGTAGATTTAGGAGGTAACGC
This sequence is a window from Bacillota bacterium. Protein-coding genes within it:
- a CDS encoding ATP-binding protein; this encodes MRIAIYDSMSTVPRIMDIDSEDLSGLLDEIANKTYSLSHEKGGKVPYIAIKEIVENLLHAEFKDAVISILPDGNTIRVSDQGPGILEKERAFLPGFTTATQEMRTYIRGVGSGLPIVRDSLRAIGGMMTVEDNLRSGCVVTLTIPGPDSGPRPELAGVITQARTDPAASSRTEPTANSFVGAVEKPEKQEKGGKPDRLSAEHEKLNEILSPRQKKVFLLIADIGEAGPSTIVKELDISLSTAYRDLVTLEEHGLLMPVDNTGKRKLTEKGVAYLGALFQ